One region of Pan paniscus chromosome 5, NHGRI_mPanPan1-v2.0_pri, whole genome shotgun sequence genomic DNA includes:
- the LOC100970983 gene encoding olfactory receptor 14J1: MVNLTSMSGFLLMGFSDERKLQILHALVFLVTYLLALTGNLLIITIITVDRRLHSPMYYFLKHLSVLDLCFISVTVPQSIANSLMGNGYISLVQCILQVFFFIALASSEVAILTVMSYDRYAAICQPLHYETIMDPHACRHAVIAVWIAGGLSGLMHAAINFSIPLCGNRVIHQFFCDVPQMLKLACSYEFINEIALAAFTTSAAFICLISIVLSYILIFSTVLRIPSAEGRTKVFSTCLPHLFVATFFLSAAGFEFLRLPSDSSSTVDLVFSVFYTVIPPTLNPVIYSLRNDAMKAALRKMLSKEELPQRKMCLKAMFKL; the protein is encoded by the coding sequence ATGGTCAATTTGACTTCAATGAGTGGATTCCTTCTTATGGGGTTTTCTGATGAGCGTAAGCTTCAGATTTTACATGCATTGGTATTTCTGGTGACATACCTGCTGGCTTTGACAGGCAACCTcctcattatcaccatcattaccGTGGACCGTCGTCTCCATTCCCCcatgtattactttttaaagcaCCTCTCTGTTCTGGACCTCTGCTTCATCTCTGTCACAGTCCCCCAGTCCATTGCAAATTCACTTATGGGCAACGGTTACATTTCTCTTGTTCAGTGCATTCTTCAGGTTTTCTTCTTCATAGCTCTGGCCTCATCAGAAGTGGCCATTCTCACAGTGATGTCTTATGACAGGTACGCAGCAATCTGTCAACCACTTCATTATGAGACTATTATGGATCCCCATGCCTGTAGGCATGCGGTGATAGCTGTGTGGATTGCTGGGGGCCTCTCTGGGCTCATGCATGCTGCCATTAACTTCTCCATACCTCTCTGTGGGAACAGAGTCATTCACCAATTCTTCTGTGATGTTCCTCAGATGCTGAAACTTGCCTGTTCTTATGAATTCATTAATGAGATTGCACTGGCTGCATTCACAACGTCTGCAGCATTTATCTGTTTGATCTCCATTGTGCTCTCCTACATTCTCATCTTCTCTACAGTGCTGAGAATCCCATCAGCTGAGGGCCGGACCAAGGTCTTCTCCACCTGCCTACCACACCTATTTGTAGCCACCTTCTTTCTTTCAGCTGCAGGCTTTGAGTTTCTCAGACTGCCTTCTGATTCCTCATCGACTGTGGACCTTGTATTCTCCGTATTCTATACTGTGATACCTCCAACACTCAATCCAGTCATCTATAGCTTACGGAATGATGCCATGAAGGCAGCACTGAGGAAGATGCTGTCAAAGGAAGAGCTTCCTCAGAGAAAAATGTGCTTAAAAGCCATGTTTAAACTCTGA